One Peromyscus leucopus breed LL Stock chromosome 6, UCI_PerLeu_2.1, whole genome shotgun sequence genomic region harbors:
- the Aknad1 gene encoding protein AKNAD1 isoform X2, with protein sequence MPRPGSRGPQTSAHTIMDEADFSEDTTCKQQEDLPYDGVFSQMKMCSSYNFTSTNNNLAVWEDVVLSGKDPQEKSACCKMCQNTAVVTANVVNNRHDKDKQCTLASCVPANKGDAPKSHISDVLLHRLSREQFLRAQGLGYENLPETLHADRLDDTAILTSVISRYGKSYCPKEQSPEFTDQPSSKSGTENSSSSSFSPGTTGDTSSPLETPVAAGQSHQEAPSFMSRTKGPGDEHRNCQGQTPQRWLTEKASSGHRFKYSPGQVRYQLPDFSRVAPQVKIPRNTITNKPLTIANQASFSPGLRNKSTVVQDSLGTMSGPNCVGKHQPEQKRKLTEPSQETQMEPATHTCQEALTGVKSVKCHLKLTPTTQRDPSLNSYIFQKISQGRQMCQKLKEQTDQLKTKIQEFSKRIKQDPLCHLQDIRLMTKEHAGCVPGPRSSRRREVTGLPEAGPQEVTSKELSELAPKMKQKMEKGGHRRTNYGKFSSTIHEKTLCHDSPLGSDPGPSFRPESGTGLQRNRGEDSGSEGRNSQRVCSEEPPKEFHYRYDTPGQDDLNHRGGHTSAQPHFLHENKMSSSSCSTSKWICSQRVNSEPFQDEHDSSTRKHPKTCLTCNTDPARPPTHLRFLRIPGIQSLGDRNNMEETESKQEQASRLLTHPLTHVHQSRAVHHSLPLTNTFHPGLVS encoded by the exons ATGCCAAGGCCAGGCAGCAGAGGACCACAGACATCAGCCCACACCATCATGGATGAAGCCGACTTTTCAGAAGACACAACCTGTAAACAACAGGAAGACTTGCCTTACGATGGGGTCTTCTCTCAGATGAAGATGTGCAGCTCTTACAACTTTACCTCAACAAACAACAACCTTGCTGTCTGGGAAGACGTTGTTCTGTCGGGAAAGGACCCTCAGGAAAAGTCTGCCTGCTGTAAGATGTGCCAGAACACAGCTGTGGTCACTGCAAATGTTGTCAACAATAGGCATGATAAAGATAAACAGTGCACCTTGGCTTCTTGTGTTCCAGCTAATAAAGGAGATGCCCCAAAGTCACACATTTCGGATGTTTTACTCCATCGACTCTCCAGGGAGCAATTCTTAAGGGCACAAGGCCTTGGCTATGAAAATCTCCCAGAGACCTTGCATGCTGACCGTCTTGATGACACAGCCATTCTTACAAGTGTCATTTCACGTTATGGAAAGAGCTATTGCCCCAAGGAACAAAGTCCAGAATTCACTGACCAACCCAGTTCCAAAAGTGGTACAGAAAATAGCAGTAGTTCCAGCTTCTCTCCAGGCACAACAGGAGATACCAGCTCTCCCTTAGAAACACCAGTGGCTGCTGGGCAGAGCCACCAAGAAGCTCCAAGCTTTATGAGTAGAACTAAAGGTCCCGGTGATGAACACAGAAACTGCCAAGGGCAGACACCCCAGAGATGGCTGACTGAAAAAGCAAGTTCAGGCCACCGGTTCAAATACAGTCCAGGTCAAGTGCGTTACCAGCTTCCAGATTTTTCTAGGGTTGCTCCCCAAGTGAAAATCCCTAGAAATACCATAACTAATAAACCACTTACAATAGCTAACCAAGCCAGCTTTTCTCCTGGGTTGAGAAATAAATCAACAGTTGTGCAAGATAGTTTAGGAACCATGTCTGGGCCAAATTGTGTTGGAAAACATCAACCAGAGCAAAAAAGGAAACTTACTGAACCTTCACAGGAAACCCAG ATGGAGCCTGCCACACACACCTGCCAAGAAGCTCTCACAG GAGTTAAATCTGTGAAATGTCACTTGAAGTTGACACCAACAACTCAGAGAGACCCTTCCCTAAATTCTTACATATTTCAAAAGATCTCCCAAGGAAGACAGATGTGCCAGAAACTGAAAGAACAGACTGACCAACTGAAGACTAAG aTACAAGAATTttccaaaagaataaaacaggACCCTCTCTGCCATTTACAAGACATCAGACTG ATGACCAAGGAGCACGCTGGCTGTGTTCCAGGACCCCGGAGCTCACGAAGAAGGGAGGTGACAGGGCTGCCCGAGGCAGGGCCACAGGAGGTCACCTCCAAGGAGCTCAGTGAGCTGGCCCCAAAGAT gaaacagaaaatggagaaaggggGCCACAGAAGGACCAACTATGGAAAGTTTTCCAGTACCATCCATGAGAAAACACTGTGCCATGATTCACCTCTCG GTTCTGATCCGGGGCCCAGCTTCCGTCCTGAGTCTGGCACTGGACTGCAGCGTAACAGAGGTGAGGACAGTGGCAGTGAGGGTCGGAACTCCCAGAGGGTCTGCAGTGAAGAACCACCAAAAG aatttcATTATAGATACgacactccagggcaggatgaCTTAAATCACCGTGGAGGACATACCTCTGCCCAGCCCCACTTCTTACAcgaaaataaaatgtcttcatcTT CTTGCTCAACATCAAAATGGATCTGTTCCCAGAGAGTAAACTCAGAACCCTTTCAAGATGAGCATGATTCCAGCACAAG AAAACATCCCAAGACTTGCCTGACCTGTAACACAGACCCTGCAAGACCCCCGACCCACCTCCGCTTCCTCAGGATTCCTGGAATCCAATCCTTAGGTGACCGTAATAACATGGAAGAAACAGAATCTAAG
- the Aknad1 gene encoding protein AKNAD1 isoform X3, with amino-acid sequence MPRPGSRGPQTSAHTIMDEADFSEDTTCKQQEDLPYDGVFSQMKMCSSYNFTSTNNNLAVWEDVVLSGKDPQEKSACCKMCQNTAVVTANVVNNRHDKDKQCTLASCVPANKGDAPKSHISDVLLHRLSREQFLRAQGLGYENLPETLHADRLDDTAILTSVISRYGKSYCPKEQSPEFTDQPSSKSGTENSSSSSFSPGTTGDTSSPLETPVAAGQSHQEAPSFMSRTKGPGDEHRNCQGQTPQRWLTEKASSGHRFKYSPGQVRYQLPDFSRVAPQVKIPRNTITNKPLTIANQASFSPGLRNKSTVVQDSLGTMSGPNCVGKHQPEQKRKLTEPSQETQMEPATHTCQEALTGVKSVKCHLKLTPTTQRDPSLNSYIFQKISQGRQMCQKLKEQTDQLKTKIQEFSKRIKQDPLCHLQDIRLMTKEHAGCVPGPRSSRRREVTGLPEAGPQEVTSKELSELAPKMKQKMEKGGHRRTNYGKFSSTIHEKTLCHDSPLGSDPGPSFRPESGTGLQRNRGEDSGSEGRNSQRVCSEEPPKEFHYRYDTPGQDDLNHRGGHTSAQPHFLHENKMSSSSCSTSKWICSQRVNSEPFQDEHDSSTRKHPKTCLTCNTDPARPPTHLRFLRIPGIQSLGDRNNMEETESKRTSPKCIDGGTN; translated from the exons ATGCCAAGGCCAGGCAGCAGAGGACCACAGACATCAGCCCACACCATCATGGATGAAGCCGACTTTTCAGAAGACACAACCTGTAAACAACAGGAAGACTTGCCTTACGATGGGGTCTTCTCTCAGATGAAGATGTGCAGCTCTTACAACTTTACCTCAACAAACAACAACCTTGCTGTCTGGGAAGACGTTGTTCTGTCGGGAAAGGACCCTCAGGAAAAGTCTGCCTGCTGTAAGATGTGCCAGAACACAGCTGTGGTCACTGCAAATGTTGTCAACAATAGGCATGATAAAGATAAACAGTGCACCTTGGCTTCTTGTGTTCCAGCTAATAAAGGAGATGCCCCAAAGTCACACATTTCGGATGTTTTACTCCATCGACTCTCCAGGGAGCAATTCTTAAGGGCACAAGGCCTTGGCTATGAAAATCTCCCAGAGACCTTGCATGCTGACCGTCTTGATGACACAGCCATTCTTACAAGTGTCATTTCACGTTATGGAAAGAGCTATTGCCCCAAGGAACAAAGTCCAGAATTCACTGACCAACCCAGTTCCAAAAGTGGTACAGAAAATAGCAGTAGTTCCAGCTTCTCTCCAGGCACAACAGGAGATACCAGCTCTCCCTTAGAAACACCAGTGGCTGCTGGGCAGAGCCACCAAGAAGCTCCAAGCTTTATGAGTAGAACTAAAGGTCCCGGTGATGAACACAGAAACTGCCAAGGGCAGACACCCCAGAGATGGCTGACTGAAAAAGCAAGTTCAGGCCACCGGTTCAAATACAGTCCAGGTCAAGTGCGTTACCAGCTTCCAGATTTTTCTAGGGTTGCTCCCCAAGTGAAAATCCCTAGAAATACCATAACTAATAAACCACTTACAATAGCTAACCAAGCCAGCTTTTCTCCTGGGTTGAGAAATAAATCAACAGTTGTGCAAGATAGTTTAGGAACCATGTCTGGGCCAAATTGTGTTGGAAAACATCAACCAGAGCAAAAAAGGAAACTTACTGAACCTTCACAGGAAACCCAG ATGGAGCCTGCCACACACACCTGCCAAGAAGCTCTCACAG GAGTTAAATCTGTGAAATGTCACTTGAAGTTGACACCAACAACTCAGAGAGACCCTTCCCTAAATTCTTACATATTTCAAAAGATCTCCCAAGGAAGACAGATGTGCCAGAAACTGAAAGAACAGACTGACCAACTGAAGACTAAG aTACAAGAATTttccaaaagaataaaacaggACCCTCTCTGCCATTTACAAGACATCAGACTG ATGACCAAGGAGCACGCTGGCTGTGTTCCAGGACCCCGGAGCTCACGAAGAAGGGAGGTGACAGGGCTGCCCGAGGCAGGGCCACAGGAGGTCACCTCCAAGGAGCTCAGTGAGCTGGCCCCAAAGAT gaaacagaaaatggagaaaggggGCCACAGAAGGACCAACTATGGAAAGTTTTCCAGTACCATCCATGAGAAAACACTGTGCCATGATTCACCTCTCG GTTCTGATCCGGGGCCCAGCTTCCGTCCTGAGTCTGGCACTGGACTGCAGCGTAACAGAGGTGAGGACAGTGGCAGTGAGGGTCGGAACTCCCAGAGGGTCTGCAGTGAAGAACCACCAAAAG aatttcATTATAGATACgacactccagggcaggatgaCTTAAATCACCGTGGAGGACATACCTCTGCCCAGCCCCACTTCTTACAcgaaaataaaatgtcttcatcTT CTTGCTCAACATCAAAATGGATCTGTTCCCAGAGAGTAAACTCAGAACCCTTTCAAGATGAGCATGATTCCAGCACAAG AAAACATCCCAAGACTTGCCTGACCTGTAACACAGACCCTGCAAGACCCCCGACCCACCTCCGCTTCCTCAGGATTCCTGGAATCCAATCCTTAGGTGACCGTAATAACATGGAAGAAACAGAATCTAAG
- the Aknad1 gene encoding protein AKNAD1 isoform X1 → MPRPGSRGPQTSAHTIMDEADFSEDTTCKQQEDLPYDGVFSQMKMCSSYNFTSTNNNLAVWEDVVLSGKDPQEKSACCKMCQNTAVVTANVVNNRHDKDKQCTLASCVPANKGDAPKSHISDVLLHRLSREQFLRAQGLGYENLPETLHADRLDDTAILTSVISRYGKSYCPKEQSPEFTDQPSSKSGTENSSSSSFSPGTTGDTSSPLETPVAAGQSHQEAPSFMSRTKGPGDEHRNCQGQTPQRWLTEKASSGHRFKYSPGQVRYQLPDFSRVAPQVKIPRNTITNKPLTIANQASFSPGLRNKSTVVQDSLGTMSGPNCVGKHQPEQKRKLTEPSQETQMEPATHTCQEALTGVKSVKCHLKLTPTTQRDPSLNSYIFQKISQGRQMCQKLKEQTDQLKTKIQEFSKRIKQDPLCHLQDIRLMTKEHAGCVPGPRSSRRREVTGLPEAGPQEVTSKELSELAPKMKQKMEKGGHRRTNYGKFSSTIHEKTLCHDSPLGSDPGPSFRPESGTGLQRNRGEDSGSEGRNSQRVCSEEPPKEFHYRYDTPGQDDLNHRGGHTSAQPHFLHENKMSSSSCSTSKWICSQRVNSEPFQDEHDSSTRKHPKTCLTCNTDPARPPTHLRFLRIPGIQSLGDRNNMEETESKILNSALDHALKTATVLKKTTDQMIKSIAEDLAKVHRWRYQLKHY, encoded by the exons ATGCCAAGGCCAGGCAGCAGAGGACCACAGACATCAGCCCACACCATCATGGATGAAGCCGACTTTTCAGAAGACACAACCTGTAAACAACAGGAAGACTTGCCTTACGATGGGGTCTTCTCTCAGATGAAGATGTGCAGCTCTTACAACTTTACCTCAACAAACAACAACCTTGCTGTCTGGGAAGACGTTGTTCTGTCGGGAAAGGACCCTCAGGAAAAGTCTGCCTGCTGTAAGATGTGCCAGAACACAGCTGTGGTCACTGCAAATGTTGTCAACAATAGGCATGATAAAGATAAACAGTGCACCTTGGCTTCTTGTGTTCCAGCTAATAAAGGAGATGCCCCAAAGTCACACATTTCGGATGTTTTACTCCATCGACTCTCCAGGGAGCAATTCTTAAGGGCACAAGGCCTTGGCTATGAAAATCTCCCAGAGACCTTGCATGCTGACCGTCTTGATGACACAGCCATTCTTACAAGTGTCATTTCACGTTATGGAAAGAGCTATTGCCCCAAGGAACAAAGTCCAGAATTCACTGACCAACCCAGTTCCAAAAGTGGTACAGAAAATAGCAGTAGTTCCAGCTTCTCTCCAGGCACAACAGGAGATACCAGCTCTCCCTTAGAAACACCAGTGGCTGCTGGGCAGAGCCACCAAGAAGCTCCAAGCTTTATGAGTAGAACTAAAGGTCCCGGTGATGAACACAGAAACTGCCAAGGGCAGACACCCCAGAGATGGCTGACTGAAAAAGCAAGTTCAGGCCACCGGTTCAAATACAGTCCAGGTCAAGTGCGTTACCAGCTTCCAGATTTTTCTAGGGTTGCTCCCCAAGTGAAAATCCCTAGAAATACCATAACTAATAAACCACTTACAATAGCTAACCAAGCCAGCTTTTCTCCTGGGTTGAGAAATAAATCAACAGTTGTGCAAGATAGTTTAGGAACCATGTCTGGGCCAAATTGTGTTGGAAAACATCAACCAGAGCAAAAAAGGAAACTTACTGAACCTTCACAGGAAACCCAG ATGGAGCCTGCCACACACACCTGCCAAGAAGCTCTCACAG GAGTTAAATCTGTGAAATGTCACTTGAAGTTGACACCAACAACTCAGAGAGACCCTTCCCTAAATTCTTACATATTTCAAAAGATCTCCCAAGGAAGACAGATGTGCCAGAAACTGAAAGAACAGACTGACCAACTGAAGACTAAG aTACAAGAATTttccaaaagaataaaacaggACCCTCTCTGCCATTTACAAGACATCAGACTG ATGACCAAGGAGCACGCTGGCTGTGTTCCAGGACCCCGGAGCTCACGAAGAAGGGAGGTGACAGGGCTGCCCGAGGCAGGGCCACAGGAGGTCACCTCCAAGGAGCTCAGTGAGCTGGCCCCAAAGAT gaaacagaaaatggagaaaggggGCCACAGAAGGACCAACTATGGAAAGTTTTCCAGTACCATCCATGAGAAAACACTGTGCCATGATTCACCTCTCG GTTCTGATCCGGGGCCCAGCTTCCGTCCTGAGTCTGGCACTGGACTGCAGCGTAACAGAGGTGAGGACAGTGGCAGTGAGGGTCGGAACTCCCAGAGGGTCTGCAGTGAAGAACCACCAAAAG aatttcATTATAGATACgacactccagggcaggatgaCTTAAATCACCGTGGAGGACATACCTCTGCCCAGCCCCACTTCTTACAcgaaaataaaatgtcttcatcTT CTTGCTCAACATCAAAATGGATCTGTTCCCAGAGAGTAAACTCAGAACCCTTTCAAGATGAGCATGATTCCAGCACAAG AAAACATCCCAAGACTTGCCTGACCTGTAACACAGACCCTGCAAGACCCCCGACCCACCTCCGCTTCCTCAGGATTCCTGGAATCCAATCCTTAGGTGACCGTAATAACATGGAAGAAACAGAATCTAAG